In Aulosira sp. FACHB-615, the following are encoded in one genomic region:
- a CDS encoding protein kinase domain-containing protein, with amino-acid sequence MAYCINPSCKHRQNPDDVQKCLNCGTELLIDERFRLMKPLCSLDSRHNTEIFEAEENGKRKVMKVLKSSDPKAVELLERETLTLQLFAHPGIPRVVDDVISVTPNNSTLELHCLVMQFIEGQNLEEWVEENGKISQELAIGWLKQLVEIIDEVHRTGYFHRDIKPSNIILQPNGQLVLVDFGGVREVTNTYLAKVSGVGGNDIGLGGNYEITVLYSAGYTPLEQINGQAVPQSDFYALGRTFAYLVTGIGLTNLPTDQETTRLIWRNKAPQIEKPLADLLDDMMAPAPGKRPAAAKFILQRLDNLEIQSKIYRIVKTPIFKLSASILFILSLLGISYLSLPLVANHYLEQGKKAQKENRLSEAENQFQLAVKLKPNTRQAISQYYLEQADRRNIPLTDSRKYYELAIKYNPKNDVAYNNLALLCQQLHDIDCVEKNYQVLFKLKPNSWTGHYGLGSFYDNNGEYKLAIEQYQLAIESSEEAIYAISNLARLQVIEGKYDKAIALVVQGLKKTQETELQAALYKTWGWAELEQKNYVQAKKYLENSRQLYPRTDTYCLLAQVQEKNNAAQDARLSWEACLLAQSSLPEVQQWRQQFLDRTLGKVIPKSSP; translated from the coding sequence TCTTTAGACTCTCGCCATAATACGGAAATTTTTGAGGCGGAAGAGAATGGTAAGCGCAAGGTAATGAAAGTTTTAAAGTCTTCAGATCCTAAAGCAGTTGAGTTGCTGGAGCGAGAAACGCTGACCCTGCAATTATTTGCTCATCCAGGGATTCCTAGAGTGGTAGATGATGTAATTAGTGTGACCCCCAATAATAGCACTCTTGAACTGCATTGTTTAGTAATGCAGTTCATTGAAGGGCAGAATTTAGAGGAATGGGTAGAAGAAAACGGGAAAATCTCTCAAGAACTAGCAATAGGTTGGTTGAAGCAGCTAGTAGAAATTATTGATGAAGTGCATAGAACAGGATATTTTCATCGAGATATTAAACCTTCTAACATAATTTTGCAACCGAATGGACAGTTGGTTCTAGTTGACTTTGGCGGAGTAAGAGAAGTAACAAATACTTATTTAGCGAAAGTCAGTGGAGTGGGTGGAAACGATATAGGATTGGGTGGAAATTATGAAATTACCGTACTTTACAGTGCTGGATACACACCTTTGGAGCAGATAAACGGTCAGGCAGTGCCACAATCAGATTTCTATGCCTTGGGAAGGACTTTTGCATACTTAGTAACAGGGATAGGATTAACTAACTTGCCAACAGATCAAGAAACAACAAGGTTGATCTGGAGAAATAAAGCCCCACAAATTGAGAAACCTTTAGCTGACTTGTTGGATGATATGATGGCTCCAGCCCCAGGGAAGCGTCCGGCAGCAGCTAAATTTATATTGCAAAGATTAGATAATTTGGAGATCCAATCCAAAATCTATCGAATTGTCAAAACACCAATATTTAAACTTAGTGCCAGTATTTTATTTATATTAAGCTTGTTGGGTATAAGCTATCTATCATTACCGTTAGTAGCAAATCATTACTTAGAGCAAGGAAAGAAAGCTCAAAAAGAAAACAGGTTATCGGAAGCTGAGAATCAATTTCAATTAGCAGTAAAACTGAAACCTAATACAAGGCAAGCAATCTCGCAATATTATTTAGAACAAGCAGATAGAAGAAATATTCCTTTAACTGACTCTAGAAAGTATTATGAATTAGCGATTAAATATAATCCAAAAAATGATGTAGCTTATAATAACTTAGCATTATTATGTCAGCAACTACATGATATTGATTGTGTAGAGAAGAACTATCAAGTATTATTTAAGCTGAAACCTAATTCATGGACAGGACACTATGGATTAGGAAGTTTTTATGATAATAACGGTGAATATAAATTGGCTATTGAGCAATATCAGTTAGCAATAGAAAGCAGTGAAGAAGCGATATATGCAATTAGTAATTTAGCAAGATTACAAGTTATAGAAGGGAAATATGATAAAGCGATTGCTTTAGTTGTACAGGGATTAAAGAAAACTCAAGAAACTGAATTGCAAGCAGCTTTATATAAAACTTGGGGTTGGGCGGAATTAGAGCAAAAGAATTATGTTCAAGCTAAAAAATATTTAGAAAACTCAAGACAATTATACCCAAGAACAGATACTTATTGCTTACTAGCACAAGTGCAAGAAAAAAATAATGCGGCTCAAGATGCACGACTTTCATGGGAGGCGTGTTTATTAGCTCAGTCGAGTTTGCCAGAGGTTCAGCAATGGCGACAACAATTTTTAGATCGTACTTTAGGAAAAGTCATACCGAAGTCTTCTCCTTAA